One window from the genome of Macrobrachium rosenbergii isolate ZJJX-2024 chromosome 2, ASM4041242v1, whole genome shotgun sequence encodes:
- the LOC136845203 gene encoding trithorax group protein osa-like codes for MSSTSQDFEFLDLSGVCDEDRQHLLSLFNSDNPAVVLLASETQSENFEDVEEATLTPPIPQTPPQVVVVESEGTPPPPPESLPVEESVEDDFAGPVTYLPDGEYGAEGKVSVMAGQTSPPPPSPQVPSITSATIAQTTTTTSGPLVSGNVGTAEVAIREFSVPPPTVQGQGQVGIQQGGQQVGPQVYQPYPAASPGNPPMYNPNMPPPPHPQPPPTSVYSQIPPPPVLPHGATVYVANCHVNLSPYSGTQAQVPVITPNAGPSQSPPPPAVMQSIPIMPEQTAVHMPPMKALHDTKPEYERRYEPFRGGRGRGRSRGRGRRMNNERSNSVSSDHSGYGGEKTFDMPPQYGAIPGQYLYPNVQYQVRSGGYPSYPNVPAAQTVQGLPLMYSQPQPHQYSQYMQYQHHGQGHLVSYQQQAGPPGSQHPATLQHLHHQQPPQHPHQQPPPHQQPHPHHYHHADPQHLQQQQQQHTHPPPPPPQQQHPPHHAHDHTYQVVAQQEQPPPPPPPQVEESHFPENPEIVNNVEAEAGNPPFVSAPQPVPSQYENSSSIGVAAQVVNLTPSVTAAPEADRLSPLTSQAAAMTMEETTTTSTITTTSEVTFSPTDTPVATQPSPMVDELQVVTSNQPMNKVSNIGPPSPATCKLSTPIQPAPPVLNSTPPGMSQSVTNKPVGSHALTNQIILSQVTKSKNEPKPIVSLNMDHSSISDITFMSDEIQPNVDPQEGVDFSTLPKPVVITPAGITQNIPPPNVAYRVVAPPPVENVVAEVKSAAPPPSLNVAGASVVPVDRELPSGPPGGTVSGIAEASKKEIVMSEVVSNPQPGGAWAQKKSWSQLFKPLDEGSVAKQVAYVAPFNQDAEKPSDNTPRDMPVLKAISPISEADVDKAKIGGMLRGYVQDHHHVALQPRGLINKGYWCYVNAPLQALLACPPFYNLMKNIPNIVGLKKGKSTTPVIDSIVEYVNEFSDMAPILKPSKKEKGSSGARMEPEIVPGSPFEPSYVYMLYKMPPARCMLSLVLNGLHDEMVEALKLAGGDSSPTPDNSVNGSVNGETITSDHEELSEDDDEWQVMGPRKRSCVTRTAHITPSPISGIFWGQLRSVLHQAGGVTTANLQPFTTLPLDIQSPKVESVRDALEHLVSREDIPDYTCSKTNQEVTVCKQVLLETLPTVLILQLKRFIYDKDGGLQKVTKKVNFPIDLEITKELMSQNSRGKFSTLQRKYKLLAVVYHDGKEATKGHYIADIYHSGYNCWLRYDDSCVKPVSEANVLKHVTPRVPYLLFYRRGDTLVGPSLKPKS; via the exons GACTTTGAATTTCTTGACCTGTCTGGGGTGTGTGATGAGGACAGGCagcatctcctctctctcttcaacagtgACAATCCAGCTGTGGTTTTGTTAGCTTCAGAAACTCAGAGTGAAAATTTTGAGGATGTGGAGGAGGCCACACTCACACCACCTATTCCCCAAACTCCCCctcaggtggtggtggtggaatcTGAGGGAACTCCACCACCACCGCCTGAGTCGCTTCCTGTAGAGGAATCTGTTGAAGATGACTTTGCAGGGCCTGTCACATACCTCCCTGATG GGGAGTATGGTGCTGAAGGGAAGGTGAGTGTGATGGCTGGGCaaacatcaccaccaccaccatctccTCAGGTCCCTTCCATCACCAGTGCTACCATTGcccaaaccaccaccaccacctctggGCCACTGGTCTCGGGTAATGTGGGCACTGCTGAAGTGGCCATTCGGGAATTCTCTGTGCCTCCCCCGACAGTTCAAGGGCAAGGCCAGGTTGGGATTCAGCAAGGGGGACAGCAGGTGGGGCCTCAGGTATATCAGCCTTACCCAGCTGCATCACCAGGCAACCCTCCTATGTACAACCCTAATATGCCACCTCCACCACATCCCCAGCCACCGCCTACTAGTGTATACTCTCAGATTCCTCCGCCTCCCGTCCTTCCTCATGGTGCTACTGTTTATGTAGCCAATTGCCATGTCAATCTTTCCCCTTACAGCGGTACACAAGCTCAGGTACCAGTAATAACTCCTAATGCTGGACCATCCCAGTCTCCTCCCCCACCAGCTGTTATGCAGTCTATCCCAATTATGCCAGAACAAACAGCAGTGCATATGCCTCCAATGAAGGCTCTTCATGACACAAAAcctgaatatgaaaggagatatgAGCCATTTCGTGGTGGAAGGGGCCGTGGTCGATCACGAGGCCGTGGAAGGAGGATGAACAATGAGCGAAGCAACTCCGTTAGTAGTGATCATTCTGGTTATGGTGGAGAAAAGACATTTGATATGCCACCGCAATATGGGGCAATTCCTGGACAATATTTATACCCTAATGTTCAGTACCAAGTCAGGAGTGGAGGGTACCCTTCATATCCAAATGTTCCTGCTGCTCAGACTGTGCAAGGTTTGCCTCTCATGTATAGTCAGCCTCAGCCTCATCAGTATTCTCAGTATATGCAGTATCAGCATCATGGACAAGGACATTTGGTTTCATACCAACAACAGGCAGGACCCCCAGGGTCTCAACATCCTGCCACATTACAGCACCTCCACCACCAACAACCTCCACAGCATCCCCACCAGCAGCCACCACCACATCAGCAGCCACAtcctcatcattatcaccatGCAGATCCCCAACATttacagcaacagcagcagcagcatacccaccccccaccaccaccaccacagcagCAGCATCCCCCTCATCATGCTCACGACCATACATACCAAGTGGTGGCCCAGCAGGAgcaaccacctccaccaccaccaccccaagTGGAAGAATCCCACTTTCCTGAGAACCCGgaaattgtaaataatgttgaGGCTGAAGCTGGTAACCCTCCTTTTGTTTCTGCACCACAGCCAGTTCCTTCTCAGTATGAAAATTCAAGTTCCATTGGTGTCGCAGCCCAAGTTGTTAACTTAACTCCCTCTGTTACAGCTGCGCCTGAAGCTGACAGACTCAGTCCGCTGACCAGTCAAGCAGCTGCCATGACCATGGAAGAGACAACCACCACTtccaccatcaccaccacttcAGAGGTTACATTTTCACCAACTGACACCCCTGTTGCCACACAACCTTCACCAATGGTAGATGAACTGCAGGTAGTCACTTCTAATCAGCCTATGAATAAAGTGTCTAACATTGGACCTCCATCACCTGCTACTTGTAAATTATCAACACCAATTCAGCCAGCTCCACCTGTTCTTAATAGTACCCCTCCAGGTATGAGTCAGTCTGTAACAAACAAACCAGTTGGCAGTCATGCTTTGACCAACCAGATTATATTATCCCAAGTAACAAAGtcaaaaaatgagccaaaacCCATTGTATCTCTGAACATGGATCACTCTAGTATTTCTGATATCACATTTATGTCTGATGAAATCCAACCTAATGTTGATCCTCAGGAAGGAGTAGATTTTTCAACACTTCCAAAACCAGTAGTTATCACACCAGCTGGGATAACGCAGAATATTCCTCCTCCAAATGTTGCATACAGAGTGGTGGCTCCTCCACCAGTTGAAAATGTAGTTGCAGAAGTTAAAAGTGCTGCTCCACCCCCATCACTAAATGTAGCAGGAGCATCGGTAGTGCCTGTAGATCGTGAGTTGCCTAGTGGCCCGCCAGGTGGGACTGTATCGGGCATTGCAGAAGCTTCAAAGAAAGAGATTGTCATGTCTGAAGTTGTTTCCAACCCTCAACCTGGAGGTGCATGGGCCCAGAAGAAGAGTTGGTCACAGTTATTCAAGCCTTTAGATGAAGGAAGTGTAGCCAAACAGGTTGCATATGTAGCACCATTTAACCAGGATGCAGAGAAGCCATCAGATAATACACCTCGTGATATGCCTGTACTCAAGGCTATTTCACCAATATCAGAAGCAGATGTTGATAAGGCAAAAATTGGAG GTATGTTACGAGGTTATGTTCAGGACCATCATCATGTTGCTCTTCAGCCTCGAGGTCTGATTAACAAGGGATATTGGTGTTATGTCAATGCCCCTTTACAAGCTCTCTTGGCTTGTCCTCCCTTTTATAACTTAATGAAGAACATACCTAACATTGTTGGTTTGAAAAAGGGCAAGTCTACAACACCAGTCATTGATAGCAT tGTAGAGTATGTTAATGAGTTTTCGGACATGGCTCCAATTTTGAAGCCTAGCAAGAAGGAAAAAGGTAGCTCAGGAGCACGTATGGAACCAGAGATTGTGCCTGGCTCACCCTTTGAACCTTCATATGTTTACATGCTTTACAAGATGCCGCCAGCAAGATGCATGCTTTCTCTCGTCCTCAATGGTTTACATGATGAG ATGGTGGAAGCATTAAAATTAGCTGGTGGTGATAGTAGTCCAACTCCTGATAACTCAGTCAATGGTTCTGTTAATGGAGAAACCATTACGTCTGATCATGAAGAGCTGTCTGAGGATGATGATGAATGGCAG GTTATGGGCCCTCGCAAGAGGTCTTGTGTTACTCGCACAGCTCACATCACCCCTTCTCCTATCAGTGGAATATTTTGGGGTCAGCTACGGTCTGTGTTGCACCAGGCTGGTGGTGTCACTACAGCTAACCTTCAGCCTTTCACTACCTTGCCTCTAGATATCCAG TCTCCAAAGGTAGAAAGTGTGCGAGATGCATTGGAACATCTCGTTAGTCGTGAAGACATTCCTGATTACACATGTTCGAAAACTAATCAGGAAGTTACAGTGTGTAAACAG GTTCTTTTGGAGACCCTACCAACTGTACTTATCCTGCAgcttaaaagatttatatatgacaAGGATGGAGGCCTGCAGAAGGTTActaagaaagtgaattttcccATTGATCTGGAAATAACTAAGG AGCTTATGTCACAGAATAGCCGAGGGAAGTTTTCCACTCTACAGAGGAAGTATAAGCTGTTGGCAGTGGTTTATCATGATGGAAAAGAGGCAACCAAGGGACAttatattgctgatatatatcaCAGTGGGTACAATTGCTGGCTGAGGTACGACGACAGCTGCGTTAAACCAGTTTCCGAGGCTAATGTTTTGAAGCATGTCACTCCTAGGGTACCCTACTTGCTCTTTTATCGACGAGGTGATACTTTGGTTGGACCGTCATTGAAACCAAAATCCTAA